The Streptomyces sp. NBC_00335 DNA window CGGCCGAGCCGCCAGGTGATCTCGGCCGCGGGCAGGACCTCGGGCAGCCACCACGGCATGGAGAGGCCGACGGCTCCGATCAGCTCGCCGGAGGCCAGCAGCTCCACGGCGAAGATCCCGAAGCCCTCCTCGTCCCACTCGTCCTCCCACCGCTCGATGGTCTCGGCGGTCTCCTCCATGTCGAGGGTCTCGCCGTCGCCGATCCAGCGCATCACCTCGGGGTCGGCGAGGATCTCCGACAGGGGGACGAGGTCGTCCTCGGACCAGCGGCGGAGGAGGAGGCGGGGGGTGCGGATCTCGGTCATGCCTCCCATCCTGCCGAACGCGCCGGACATCGCGTAATCGGGTCCCCCGCCGGGCCACCGGCGGGCCCCGCTAGGCCTCCGGAACCGCCTGACCTGCCACCGGATCCCCCACCGGACCT harbors:
- a CDS encoding GNAT family N-acetyltransferase, with the protein product MTEIRTPRLLLRRWSEDDLVPLSEILADPEVMRWIGDGETLDMEETAETIERWEDEWDEEGFGIFAVELLASGELIGAVGLSMPWWLPEVLPAAEITWRLGRSFWGQGYGSEAAHATLEFALQERGLDRVVAINRAGNDESENVIRKLGMTAEKDINHPETHALLNLHGIDLTEYEG